CGCCAACACAAGGGCANNNNNNNNNNNNNNNNNNNNNNNNNNNNNNNNNNNNNNNNNNNNNNNNNNGAAGTTGCACCACTAATTGCAGTTCCTGCTCGTTTCCATTGGTTGGAAATCGTGCCGAGGCCATCAGCATCAGCGAGGGTGTTTGATGCCGTTAATGTTTGCCCTTGTGTTGGCGTGCCGCTGATGGTGACCGAACCTGTTGGAGTGTCATTGACATTCGAAACTTCGATTTTTGCTGTATCGCTATCGCTAGAGAAAGATTGTGTTGCGCCTACATCAAAAATTGTCAAACCACTTGAATCGTCCGCCACGAAGGCGGTGTTGCCGTCAGCAGACAAAGTGACGGCATAGGCTATATTATTGGATGAAATATTTGTAATATCTTTTGGATTAGAGGAATCAGTAACGTCAATGATTTGCAATCCTTTTACGCCATCGGCCACAAAGGCGGTGTTGCCATCGGGCGAGAGGGTCACGCCATTGGCTGTGCCAGGGGTGTCAAAGTTCCCCTTAAACGTTGGGTTGGTGGGATCACTGACATCAATGATGTCCAGACCGTTAGTGCCATCGGCCACAAAGGCGGTGTTGCCATCGGCTGAGAGGGTTACGGCCCAGGCAAGGTCCGAGGTGTCGCGGGTGGCGGTGAGAGTTGGGCTGGCGGGGTTGCTGACATCAATGATCTGCAAACCGCTGGAGTTATCAGCAACAAAGGCGGTGTTGCCATCGGCTGAGAGGGTGACGTCTCTGGCATAGGCAGTGTCAAAGTTCCCCTTAAACGTTGGGTTGGTGGGATCACTGACATCAATGATGTCCAGACCGTCAGAGCCATCAGCAACAAAGGCGGTGTTGCCATCGGCTGAGAGGGTGACGCCCCAGGCATCGCCGGTGGTGTCAAAGTTCCCCTTAAACGTTGGGTTGGTGGGATCACTGATATCAATGATGTCCAGACCGTCAGAGCCATCGGCCACAAAGGCGGTGTTGCCATCGGCTGAGAGGGTGACGTCTTTGGCAAAGCCAGAAGTGTCAAAGTTCCCCTTAAACGTTGGGTTGGTGGGATCACTGATATCAATGATGTCCAGGCCGTCTGAGAAGTCCGCCACGAAGGCGGTGTTGCCATCGGCGGAGAGGGTAAAGCCAAAGGTCCTTCCTGAGGTGTCAAAGTTGCCCTTAATCGAAGGGCTTGTAGCTATCGCCGTAGCGCCGTTGGCGACTGGATCGACTACATCAATGATCTGCAAACCGTTGGTGTCATTAGCAACGAAGGCGGTGTTGCCATCGGCGGAGAGGGTGACGCCGAAGGCAACGCCGGTGGTGTCGTAGGTGGCGGTGAGGGTTGGGCTGGCGGGGTTGCTGATATCAATGATCTTCAAACCGCTGGTGTAATCAGCCACGAAGGCGGTGTTGCCGTCGGCCGAGAGGGTGACGCCCAAGGCATCGCCGGTGGTGTCGAGGGTGGTTATGGGGGTTGGGCTGGCGGGGTTGCTGACGTTGATGATCTGCAAACCGCTGGTGTCATCAGCCACGAAGGCGGTGTTGCCATCGGCTGAGAGGGTGACGTCATAGGCAGCCCCCGAGGTGTCGAGGGTGGTGATGGGGGTTGGGCTGGCGGGGTTGCTGACATCAATGATCTGCAAACCGCTGCCGAGAACAGCAACAAAGGCGGTGTTGCCATCGGCAGAAAGAAAGACGCTTGTGGCACTGCCCGAGGTGTCGAGGGTGGTTATGGGGGTTGGGCTGGCGGGGTTGCTGACATCAATGATCTGCAAACCGCTGCCGAAATCAGCAACAAAGGCGGTGTTGCCATCGGCGGAGAGGGTGACGCTCCTGGCAAGGCCGGTGGTGTCGAGGGTGGCGGTGAGTGAAGGGTTGGCGGGGTTGCTGACATTAATGATCTGCAAACCGCTGACGAAATCAGCAACAAAGGCGGTGTTGCCATCGGCGGAGAGGGTGACGTCTCTGGCAAAGCCGGTGGTGTCGAGGGTGCCTGTGAGGGTCGGGCTGGCGGGGTTGCTGACATTAATGATCCGCAGGCCGCTGATGCCATCCGCAACGAAGGCGGTGTTGCCATCGGCCGAGAGGGTGACGCCAACGACATCGCCAGAGGTGTTGAGAGTGGCGGTGTGTGATGGGTTTGTTGAGATTGTCTCCGCGCCGGTGCGATCCCAGGCTTTGAAGGTGATCAGATCACTGATCGTTCCGGTGAAATGTGTTGCTGGAACAAAGGCCAGGCGGGTGTTGCTGTCGGCATAGAGAACCCGCGCTGAACTCGCCGATACAGCACCGACATCACTCCAAGACGTGCCGTTGTTGGTGGAGTAGTAGAGCGTTCCACCAGCGAGGTTGGTGTTGACAATGGCGATGGCGGGTGAATCACCATCGGCATCGCTGAAGTTGTTGAGGCTTCCGCCTGAATCAATCAGAGCGGAAACGAGGGTTCCAACTGAGCCAGATGGTGTTCCAGGGTCTTCTGTAATTGTCGTTAGTTCCGGGCTTGCAGCTGTCGAAAGAGTCGGGGTGGCTGCCTCGACCGCAATGCGCTGGCCATTGATGCTCAGGATGTGATGGTCGTTCTGACTTCTCTCCACATCAGCAATCTCAACGCCTCGGATCAGAGCCGAAAAGATCGCTCCTTCGTCACCGGAGCTGTCATTGCTGCCATTGATTCGCCAATCAAGGGCATGGCCAAGCTCTTCCAGCAGCACCGCTTCCACTGCGGTAGCGCTTGCTGAATTCAGCCAATCGGCATTGAGATAGATCCGTTCTTCTCCCATCGGGCCTACATGGGCGTAGGCGCCATGCAGCCCCTCCATGGTTTGGCCATCGAGAATCTCGATGCTGATGCCACCGAGCTCAACAGCCTCAGAACGACCAAAGACCTCCAGCAGCAGTTTTTGCCACGTCTCTGGTTTTGATCGCCAACGCCGCAGGCGTTGATCCACAGCGTGCATCGCTGTGGTCAATACCTGGCTGGGCTCCACATTCACATCATTTCCGACGTTAGATAGAGGTAGTGATGCCAAGGGTTCACTGGTGTCTTCCCTGTT
Above is a window of Synechococcus sp. BIOS-E4-1 DNA encoding:
- a CDS encoding LVIVD repeat-containing protein, with the protein product MEPSQVLTTAMHAVDQRLRRWRSKPETWQKLLLEVFGRSEAVELGGISIEILDGQTMEGLHGAYAHVGPMGEERIYLNADWLNSASATAVEAVLLEELGHALDWRINGSNDSSGDEGAIFSALIRGVEIADVERSQNDHHILSINGQRIAVEAATPTLSTAASPELTTITEDPGTPSGSVGTLVSALIDSGGSLNNFSDADGDSPAIAIVNTNLAGGTLYYSTNNGTSWSDVGAVSASSARVLYADSNTRLAFVPATHFTGTISDLITFKAWDRTGAETISTNPSHTATLNTSGDVVGVTLSADGNTAFVADGISGLRIINVSNPASPTLTGTLDTTGFARDVTLSADGNTAFVADFVSGLQIINVSNPANPSLTATLDTTGLARSVTLSADGNTAFVADFGSGLQIIDVSNPASPTPITTLDTSGSATSVFLSADGNTAFVAVLGSGLQIIDVSNPASPTPITTLDTSGAAYDVTLSADGNTAFVADDTSGLQIINVSNPASPTPITTLDTTGDALGVTLSADGNTAFVADYTSGLKIIDISNPASPTLTATYDTTGVAFGVTLSADGNTAFVANDTNGLQIIDVVDPVANGATAIATSPSIKGNFDTSGRTFGFTLSADGNTAFVADFSDGLDIIDISDPTNPTFKGNFDTSGFAKDVTLSADGNTAFVADGSDGLDIIDISDPTNPTFKGNFDTTGDAWGVTLSADGNTAFVADGSDGLDIIDVSDPTNPTFKGNFDTAYARDVTLSADGNTAFVADNSSGLQIIDVSNPASPTLTATRDTSDLAWAVTLSADGNTAFVADGTNGLDIIDVSDPTNPTFKGNFDTPGTANGVTLSPDGNTAFVADGVKGLQIIDVTDSSNPKDITNISSNNIAYAVTLSADGNTAFVADDSSGLTIFDVGATQSFSSDSDTAKIEVSNVNDTPTGSVTISGTPTQGQTLTASNTLADADGLGTISNQWKRAGTAISGATS